The Pseudofrankia sp. DC12 region AGGCTGTTGCGCGGCAACGGCGACGCCACCGCGCCCGCGTCTCGCTTGTCCGGGCCGGCGTCGGCCGCGCCGTCGGAGGCGGTTCCGCCGGCGACGGCGGGTGGCGGGCCGAACCGGCGGCCGGCCTCGACCACCGTCACCCGGTAGCCCTTCTCGGCGAGGCGCAGCGCCGTCACGCTCCCGCCGAACCCGCTGCCCACCACCAGAACGTCGACGTCGAACGTGCCGTCTTCGTCCCGGGCCGGTCCCGATCCCCCGGTTTCCATGACCCCATCATTCCCCTGCCGCCGCCCGGGCCATCGGAACTGGCATCAGCTTGGGGCCAGCGGGTGGGGCGTCGTCGGGCGAAGGTCAGGAGGCGCGGGCGCGGGCCAGCAGAGCGGCCTGCTCCGCGCCGAGGGCGGCGGCGCGTTCGATCTCGGCCACATCCGGCAGCGCGGGGCCGTCCTCACCCTCCCGGGCCGGCCTGGCCTGGGCCGGCGCCTGCGCCTGGGCGTTGCGCCAGCCCCGGCAGGCCGCGCAGGGACACTGGTCACTGGCCCGCGGCAGGTGCTTGAGCCGCCAGGCCAGGTTGTCACCCGGGCTGTCGGACCCGACCTTCACCCCGCCGACGACCAGGTGGACCAGGTGGGTCGCGAGCGTCGGCGCGGTCCAGCCGCCCTCGCGCAGGATGTCGGTCAGCCCGTCGACCGAGTCGGCGAACATCTCCGGCTCGCAGCGCATCGCCTGCGCCAGCGTCGTGACCACCTGCCGGGCCGCGACGACCACCGGGTCGGGCGCCACCTGGGGCGGCGGTGCCACAGCGGGTTCAGGCACCTCGTCGAGGGCCGTCGGCCCGTCGAGGGGGGCTGGCTCGTCGAGGGCCGGCGTCGGGCCCTGGTCGCGGCCGGCCGCGCCAGCCGAGCCCGGTCCGTTCCCGCCCGGCTCGGTGCGTCGCGCGGTGGACTCGGTGGACTCGGTGCGTCGCACTGCCGGGGGCGGGCCGCCGGCGAGGCCCGTGCCGGTGAGCCGTTCGCCGGTGGCCTGCTGCGGGGACCCTGCCGGGTTCGGCGTCGCCGGCTCGAAGGGCTCCGTCCCGGGCGCGAAGCTCCGGTCCTCAATGATGATCCGGGTCGGCGTCGACGACTCGTCGGTGATGATCCGGGTCGGTGGCAACAACTCGTCGGCCAGCCGGCCGAGCGGGGTGTCCTCGCGCTGGTCCGTGGCCGGCCCGCTGCCCAGGAAGGCGCCGACGACCTGGGCCCGCCGTCGCACGGCCGCCTTCGAGTTGTCCAGCGGCCGCCCGCCGCGACGCCGGAAGACGTGCCTTCCGACGATCACCCGAGGCCGTTCCCCGGTGGCCGTCAGCGGGCCGTCCTCCTCGGTGACCTGTTCCTCGTCCTCTTCCCACTCGACGACGGCCGTCTCGACGGCGCCGTCGGCCCTGGCCGCTCGCCGGGGTCTCGGCCAGCCCGCCGCCGCGGCGGCCACGACCTCGTCCGGTACCCGCCCCGGTACCCGGCCACGGTCGAGCAGCCCGGTGCGCACCGGGCCGTCCTGCAGCGGCCGCCAGACCGGAGCCGCGGGCCGGGCCGTCGCGGCGACCTGGCTGGACACGGGCGACCCTGCGCTCGCGGCCAGCGGGCCAGGCCCGGGGACCGGTCCAGCCGCGGCCGCCTGGCTCGCAGCCGATGTCTGGCTGGCGGTGGGCGCCTCGCTGGGCCGGGCCACCCCGACTCCCGCCGAGCGGGCGACGTCCGCGGGAAGAGTCAGCACGAAGCGGGCCGGCCGGCCGGCGGCGGGCCGGCCGACCGTGCTCAGCCACCCGAGCTCGCGCAGCTTGGCGAGCTGGCGCTGGACGTGCGTGCGGCTGTACCCCGTCTGCTCCACGAGGACGGGCAGGCCGGGCGCGCAGAACGCGGCGCCGGCCGGCAGGTCCAGGTCGGCGACGCCCGCCGGCTGCACGTGGCTGGACAGGACGAGGGCCACCAGCTTGGTCGCGCGAGGCAGCCCTGCCTGGGCCACGGTGCGGTGCCAGCCCACGTTGTCGGCGACGAGGTGGTCGGCGGAGGGCGTGGAGACCAGGACGAGGACGCCGGGAAGGGACAGCTGGCGCATCATCTCGTCGGTCCTTGCGGTCTGGCCGGTCTGCACGGTGCGTCGCCTCCTTCCTGCGTGTCTGCTCGTGCGCCGCACGGTCCGTCGCCGTCGGCCGCCAGCGGCCTGGCCCGGCGCGGTTCACGGAGCGGGCCGACGGTCTCTGTCAGCGGTCTGGTGCGGCCCCGCCTCGGGCCGTTCGTGCTCGGGCCTTCAGCCGGTGAAGTGGTGGTGCGCTCGTCGCGGATGAGTCTGCGCCCGGCCGTCGCCGGGTATGCCGAGGCCGGCTTGCGCTGTGCCGGTTCAGGCACGTTACCCCCTGCCGGCGAAGGGGTAAGGGGCTCGCGGCCAAGGGGCACACACCACGGCAACATGCCTGCGTCAGCACACAACGAACGCCTTACCAGCACTTATGCCTCGCTTCGACCGAGTGACACGAGACCCAGCAGCCGTCCGGGGCCGGTGCCTCAACGACGCGCATCGACGCCGCGAAACGCCGACCCTCCCACAGCCCACCCAGCCGCAATCTGACACCTACGTCAGGCCGCGCCAGCACCCCCGTGAACCCTCCAGACAGGTGCCCGGACCACCACCAGCAATGATCGACAACGGCGCCTAACCCGGAGGTGACGGAGCCCGGCGGTAACGTTGGGTCATGCCCGCCGACGAGGCGCAACCAGCCGATCCGCCCCGGGCCGAGCCGCCCCGGGCCGAGCCGCTTCCGGCCGTCGCCGCGCCCACGGACCCAGCGGCCGTGGCCGGTGCCGAAGCGGACTCCGAGGCGACCGTGCGCCGGCTCGTCAGCGCGCTCGCGGCGGCGCCGGTCCAGCGGCACCGGCTCGACCAGGGGTCCTGGGTCGACGTCGGCCGCGGCTGGCTGCCGGGCACCGAGGAGCTCTACCAGCGCGTCCGCGACACCGCCCGCTGGCGCGAGGGCGCGATGTGGCGCTACGAGAAGTACGTCGTGCCGCCGCGGCTTTCCGCCTGGTACGCACCAGGCCAGCCGCCGCCGTACCCAGAGCTGGCCGCGGCCCACCTCGCGCTGCGCCGCCGCTACGGCGTCTCCTTCGACGGCTATGGCCTGTCCTACTACCGCGACGGCGCCGACTCGGTCGCGATGCACCGGGACAAGGAGCTGCGCTGGCTGGACGACACGGTGATCGCGATCCTGACGCTCGGCGCCCGCCGGCCGTGGACCGTCAAGCCGGCCCGACTACCCGCCGGCCGCCGCATCCTGAACGACGCCACCGACACAGCCGGCCTGCTCGATCTGGCACCCGGCCCCGGTGACCTGCTCGTCCTCGGCGGCCGGGCACAGCGCGACTGGTTACACGGAGTACCGAAGGTGGGCGGGCACGTCGGCGGCCGCATCTCGGTCCAGTGGCGCTGGACGAGCCGCACCGGGCAGCCGGAGCAGGGCCCCGGCTACATGGCGTCCCGCCACTTCGGCCGCTAGCCGAGCCCAACAGCCGGCCGACGACGCCGGTCCACCGGGTGGGCCCCGCGCTC contains the following coding sequences:
- a CDS encoding alpha-ketoglutarate-dependent dioxygenase AlkB, producing the protein MPADEAQPADPPRAEPPRAEPLPAVAAPTDPAAVAGAEADSEATVRRLVSALAAAPVQRHRLDQGSWVDVGRGWLPGTEELYQRVRDTARWREGAMWRYEKYVVPPRLSAWYAPGQPPPYPELAAAHLALRRRYGVSFDGYGLSYYRDGADSVAMHRDKELRWLDDTVIAILTLGARRPWTVKPARLPAGRRILNDATDTAGLLDLAPGPGDLLVLGGRAQRDWLHGVPKVGGHVGGRISVQWRWTSRTGQPEQGPGYMASRHFGR